Proteins from a single region of Urocitellus parryii isolate mUroPar1 chromosome 4, mUroPar1.hap1, whole genome shotgun sequence:
- the Spindoc gene encoding spindlin interactor and repressor of chromatin-binding protein isoform X4: MALKAEGAALDCFEVTLKCEEGEDDDEAVVVAVIPRPEPMLRVTQQEKTPPPQPNLLEIVGDGCEEPKQQVSWEQEFLVGNSPGGSGRALCMVCGAEIRFPSADTARMHILEQHPHTLDLSPSEKSNILEAWSEGVALLQDVHAEQPSPPSSESGRDAEPDPNGNADSARMPAEIVVLLDSEDNASLPKRIRPRGLRPLELPVAPAPEPGNKKLRGQRWKESPGEEPVRKKRGRPMTKNLDPDPDPPSPDSPTETFAAPAEVRHFTDGSFPPGFVLQLFSHTQLRATDSKDSHKEGKAAEGLPQPESPTPGYPSAAGGAPSGQPLARLVQAPPGHQGSGNR, from the exons ATGGCTCTGAAGGCCGAGGGAGCCGCGCTGGACTGCTTCGAGGTGACGCTCAAGTGTGAGGAAGGGGAGGACGACGACGAGGCCGTGGTGGTGGCGGTAATCCCGCGGCCAGAGCCGATGCTCAGAG TGACCCAACAGGAAAAGACCCCACCACCTCAGCCCAACCTGCTGGAGATAGTTGGTGATGGCTGTGAGGAGCCTAAGCAACAAGTGTCTTGGGAACAGGAGTTCCTGGTGGGGAATAGCCCAGGAGGCAGTGGGCGGGCCCTGTGCATGGTGTGTGGAGCCGAGATCCGCTTCCCCTCAGCCGACACTGCTCGAATGCACATCCTGGAACAGCATCCCCATACCCTAGACCTGAGCCCCTCTGAGAAAAGCAATATTCTGGAGGCCTGGAGTGAAGGAGTGGCTCTTTTGCAAGATGTTCATGCTGAACAGCCCTCCCCCCCCAGCTCAG AATCAGGCCGGGATGCTGAACCAGACCCTAATGGCAATGCAGACTCTGCTAGGATGCCAGCAGAGATCGTGGTCCTCTTGGACTCTGAGGACAACGCGTCCCTCCCAAAAAGGATCCGGCCCAGGGGACTCCGTCCCCTTGAGCTGCCTG TTGCCCCTGCCCCTGAGCCTGGAAATAAGAAACTTCGTGGTCAGAGATGGAAGGAGTCCCCTGGGGAAGAGCCTGTCAGAAAGAAGAGAGGCAGACCTATGACCAAAAACTTGGACCCTGACCCAG ACCCACCATCCCCCGACTCACCCACAGAGACCTTTGCAGCACCAGCTGAAGTCCGACACTTCACCGACGGCAGCTTTCCACCTGGCTTCGTCCTCCAGCTCTTCTCCCATACCCAGCTCAGGGCCACCGACAGTAAGGACTCACATAAGGAGGGCAAAGCAGCAGAAGGCCTTCCCCAGCCAGAAAGCCCCACTCCAG